Proteins encoded by one window of Hippoglossus hippoglossus isolate fHipHip1 chromosome 15, fHipHip1.pri, whole genome shotgun sequence:
- the nt5c2a gene encoding 5'-nucleotidase, cytosolic IIa isoform X5, giving the protein MMTTSWSDHLQNYADLPANMDGVAMKKYRREAHHRVFVNRSLAMEKMKCFGFDMDYTLAVYKSPEYESLGFDLTVERLLSIGYPQELLNFVYDPSFPTRGLVFDTVYGNLLKVDAYGNILVCVHGFNFLRGPDIREMYPNKFIQRGDTDRFYILNTLFNLPETYLFACLVDFFTNCPRYSSCETGFKDGDLFMSYKSILHDVRDAVDWVHFQGSLKEKTVENLEKYVVKDPKLPLLLSRMNEVAKVFLATNSDYKYTEKIMTYLFDFSHGPKPGTPHQPWQSYFDLILVDARKPVFFGEGTVLRQVDTTTGQLKIGTYTGPLQRGIVYSGGSSDIVCDLLGAKGKEIIYIGDHIFGDILKSKKRQGWRTFLVIPELAQELQVWTDKSSIFEELQSLDCFLAELYKHLDSSSNERPDISSLQRQIKMPHESTVEHTHVKVIDTESPLATRNRHDIDFKCKRHQLTRSIREVQPPHFFPQVPQEITHCHDEDDDEE; this is encoded by the exons ATGATGACTACCTCATGGAGCGACCATCTGCAGAATTATGCCGACCTACCAGCCAACATGGACGGTGTAGCCATGAAGAAGTATCGACGTGAAGCACATCACAG AGTGTTTGTCAACCGAAGCTTAGCCATGGAGAAGATgaagtgttttggttttgatatGGATTACACTCTGGCAG TGTATAAATCTCCTGAGTATGAGTCGCTGGGATTTGACTTGACAGTGGAGCGCCTGTTGTCCATTGGATATCCACAAGAGCTGCTCAACTTTGTCTATGACCCTTCCTTCCCCACCAG AGGGCTGGTGTTTGACACAGTGTACGGCAATCTGCTCAAAGTGGATGCCTATGGGAACatcctggtgtgtgtgcatgggttCAACTTCTTAAGGGG ACCTGACATAAGAGAGATGTACCCCAACAAATTTATTCAACGTGGAGACACAGACCGGTTTTACATCCTCAACACACTCTTCAACCTGCCTG AAACCTACCTGTTTGCTTGCCTGGTTGACTTCTTCACTAACTGCCCCAGATACTCAAG ttgtgagACTGGCTTCAAAGATGGTGACCTTTTCATGTCCTACAAGAGCATTCTCCATGATGTCCGAGATGCTGTGGATTGGGTTCATTTCCAG gggtccttaaaagaaaaaactgttgaAAACCTGGAGAAGTATGTGGTAAAGGAT CCAaagcttcctctcctcctcagtcgCATGAATGAAGTTGCCAAAGTGTTTTTGGCCACCAACAGTGATTACAAATACACAGAG AAAATTATGACCTACCTGTTTGACTTTTCTCATGGCCCAAAG CCGGGCACACCCCACCAGCCCTGGCAGTCTTACTTTGACCTGATCCTGGTGGATGCCCGGAAGCCTGTGTTCTTTGGAGAAGGAACAGTGCTGCGGCAGGTCGACACT ACCACAGGTCAGCTGAAGATTGGCACATACACTGGACCACTCCAGCGTGGTATTGTTTATTCCGGAG GATCTTCAGACATTGTGTGTGACTTGCTGGGTGCCAAAGGAAAGGAAATCATCTACATTGGAGACCACATTTTTGGTGATATTCTCAAATCCAAGAAGCGTCAGGGGTGGAGGACTTTCCTGGTGATACCTGAGCTGGCACAGGAGCTGCAAGTGTGGACTGACAAAAGCT ccatATTTGAGGAGCTTCAGTCTCTGGACTGCTTCCTGGCAGAGCTTTACAA ACAtctggacagcagcagcaacgaAAGGCCTGACATCAGCTCCCTGCAGAGACAGATTAAG ATGCCTCACGAGTCAACGGTGGAGCACACCCACGTCAAAGTCATTGATACAGAGTCTCCACTTGCCACACGAAACCGCCACGACATCGACTTCAAGTGCAAACGGCACCAGCTGACCAGATCAATTAGGGAGGTCCAGCCTCCCCATTTCTTCCCTCAGGTTCCACAGGAGATCACACACTGCCATGACGAGGATGACGATGAGGAGTAA
- the nt5c2a gene encoding 5'-nucleotidase, cytosolic IIa isoform X1, with amino-acid sequence MMTTSWSDHLQNYADLPANMDGVAMKKYRREAHHRVFVNRSLAMEKMKCFGFDMDYTLAVYKSPEYESLGFDLTVERLLSIGYPQELLNFVYDPSFPTRGLVFDTVYGNLLKVDAYGNILVCVHGFNFLRGPDIREMYPNKFIQRGDTDRFYILNTLFNLPETYLFACLVDFFTNCPRYSSCETGFKDGDLFMSYKSILHDVRDAVDWVHFQGSLKEKTVENLEKYVVKDPKLPLLLSRMNEVAKVFLATNSDYKYTEKIMTYLFDFSHGPKPGTPHQPWQSYFDLILVDARKPVFFGEGTVLRQVDTTTGQLKIGTYTGPLQRGIVYSGGSSDIVCDLLGAKGKEIIYIGDHIFGDILKSKKRQGWRTFLVIPELAQELQVWTDKSSIFEELQSLDCFLAELYKHLDSSSNERPDISSLQRQIKKVTHDMDMCYGMMGSLFRSGSRQTLFASQVMRYADLYAASFINLLYYPFSYLFRAAHVLMPHESTVEHTHVKVIDTESPLATRNRHDIDFKCKRHQLTRSIREVQPPHFFPQVPQEITHCHDEDDDEE; translated from the exons ATGATGACTACCTCATGGAGCGACCATCTGCAGAATTATGCCGACCTACCAGCCAACATGGACGGTGTAGCCATGAAGAAGTATCGACGTGAAGCACATCACAG AGTGTTTGTCAACCGAAGCTTAGCCATGGAGAAGATgaagtgttttggttttgatatGGATTACACTCTGGCAG TGTATAAATCTCCTGAGTATGAGTCGCTGGGATTTGACTTGACAGTGGAGCGCCTGTTGTCCATTGGATATCCACAAGAGCTGCTCAACTTTGTCTATGACCCTTCCTTCCCCACCAG AGGGCTGGTGTTTGACACAGTGTACGGCAATCTGCTCAAAGTGGATGCCTATGGGAACatcctggtgtgtgtgcatgggttCAACTTCTTAAGGGG ACCTGACATAAGAGAGATGTACCCCAACAAATTTATTCAACGTGGAGACACAGACCGGTTTTACATCCTCAACACACTCTTCAACCTGCCTG AAACCTACCTGTTTGCTTGCCTGGTTGACTTCTTCACTAACTGCCCCAGATACTCAAG ttgtgagACTGGCTTCAAAGATGGTGACCTTTTCATGTCCTACAAGAGCATTCTCCATGATGTCCGAGATGCTGTGGATTGGGTTCATTTCCAG gggtccttaaaagaaaaaactgttgaAAACCTGGAGAAGTATGTGGTAAAGGAT CCAaagcttcctctcctcctcagtcgCATGAATGAAGTTGCCAAAGTGTTTTTGGCCACCAACAGTGATTACAAATACACAGAG AAAATTATGACCTACCTGTTTGACTTTTCTCATGGCCCAAAG CCGGGCACACCCCACCAGCCCTGGCAGTCTTACTTTGACCTGATCCTGGTGGATGCCCGGAAGCCTGTGTTCTTTGGAGAAGGAACAGTGCTGCGGCAGGTCGACACT ACCACAGGTCAGCTGAAGATTGGCACATACACTGGACCACTCCAGCGTGGTATTGTTTATTCCGGAG GATCTTCAGACATTGTGTGTGACTTGCTGGGTGCCAAAGGAAAGGAAATCATCTACATTGGAGACCACATTTTTGGTGATATTCTCAAATCCAAGAAGCGTCAGGGGTGGAGGACTTTCCTGGTGATACCTGAGCTGGCACAGGAGCTGCAAGTGTGGACTGACAAAAGCT ccatATTTGAGGAGCTTCAGTCTCTGGACTGCTTCCTGGCAGAGCTTTACAA ACAtctggacagcagcagcaacgaAAGGCCTGACATCAGCTCCCTGCAGAGACAGATTAAG AAAGTGACTCATGACATGGACATGTGCTATGGCATGATGGGAAGTCTGTTTCGCAGTGGCTCCCGTCAAACACTGTTTGCCTCCCAAGTGATGCGCTATGCTGACCTGTATGCTGCCTCCTTCATCAACCTGCTCTACTATCCTTTCAGCTATCTGTTCAGGGCTGCACATGTACTG ATGCCTCACGAGTCAACGGTGGAGCACACCCACGTCAAAGTCATTGATACAGAGTCTCCACTTGCCACACGAAACCGCCACGACATCGACTTCAAGTGCAAACGGCACCAGCTGACCAGATCAATTAGGGAGGTCCAGCCTCCCCATTTCTTCCCTCAGGTTCCACAGGAGATCACACACTGCCATGACGAGGATGACGATGAGGAGTAA
- the nt5c2a gene encoding 5'-nucleotidase, cytosolic IIa isoform X7 translates to MYQFWSTNTASLCSPVPKLPLLLSRMNEVAKVFLATNSDYKYTEKIMTYLFDFSHGPKPGTPHQPWQSYFDLILVDARKPVFFGEGTVLRQVDTTTGQLKIGTYTGPLQRGIVYSGGSSDIVCDLLGAKGKEIIYIGDHIFGDILKSKKRQGWRTFLVIPELAQELQVWTDKSSIFEELQSLDCFLAELYKHLDSSSNERPDISSLQRQIKKVTHDMDMCYGMMGSLFRSGSRQTLFASQVMRYADLYAASFINLLYYPFSYLFRAAHVLMPHESTVEHTHVKVIDTESPLATRNRHDIDFKCKRHQLTRSIREVQPPHFFPQVPQEITHCHDEDDDEE, encoded by the exons ATGTACCAGTTTTGGTCAACAAATACTGCATCACTCTGTAGTCCAGTG CCAaagcttcctctcctcctcagtcgCATGAATGAAGTTGCCAAAGTGTTTTTGGCCACCAACAGTGATTACAAATACACAGAG AAAATTATGACCTACCTGTTTGACTTTTCTCATGGCCCAAAG CCGGGCACACCCCACCAGCCCTGGCAGTCTTACTTTGACCTGATCCTGGTGGATGCCCGGAAGCCTGTGTTCTTTGGAGAAGGAACAGTGCTGCGGCAGGTCGACACT ACCACAGGTCAGCTGAAGATTGGCACATACACTGGACCACTCCAGCGTGGTATTGTTTATTCCGGAG GATCTTCAGACATTGTGTGTGACTTGCTGGGTGCCAAAGGAAAGGAAATCATCTACATTGGAGACCACATTTTTGGTGATATTCTCAAATCCAAGAAGCGTCAGGGGTGGAGGACTTTCCTGGTGATACCTGAGCTGGCACAGGAGCTGCAAGTGTGGACTGACAAAAGCT ccatATTTGAGGAGCTTCAGTCTCTGGACTGCTTCCTGGCAGAGCTTTACAA ACAtctggacagcagcagcaacgaAAGGCCTGACATCAGCTCCCTGCAGAGACAGATTAAG AAAGTGACTCATGACATGGACATGTGCTATGGCATGATGGGAAGTCTGTTTCGCAGTGGCTCCCGTCAAACACTGTTTGCCTCCCAAGTGATGCGCTATGCTGACCTGTATGCTGCCTCCTTCATCAACCTGCTCTACTATCCTTTCAGCTATCTGTTCAGGGCTGCACATGTACTG ATGCCTCACGAGTCAACGGTGGAGCACACCCACGTCAAAGTCATTGATACAGAGTCTCCACTTGCCACACGAAACCGCCACGACATCGACTTCAAGTGCAAACGGCACCAGCTGACCAGATCAATTAGGGAGGTCCAGCCTCCCCATTTCTTCCCTCAGGTTCCACAGGAGATCACACACTGCCATGACGAGGATGACGATGAGGAGTAA
- the nt5c2a gene encoding 5'-nucleotidase, cytosolic IIa isoform X3 has product MKVFVNRSLAMEKMKCFGFDMDYTLAVYKSPEYESLGFDLTVERLLSIGYPQELLNFVYDPSFPTRGLVFDTVYGNLLKVDAYGNILVCVHGFNFLRGPDIREMYPNKFIQRGDTDRFYILNTLFNLPETYLFACLVDFFTNCPRYSSCETGFKDGDLFMSYKSILHDVRDAVDWVHFQGSLKEKTVENLEKYVVKDPKLPLLLSRMNEVAKVFLATNSDYKYTEKIMTYLFDFSHGPKPGTPHQPWQSYFDLILVDARKPVFFGEGTVLRQVDTTTGQLKIGTYTGPLQRGIVYSGGSSDIVCDLLGAKGKEIIYIGDHIFGDILKSKKRQGWRTFLVIPELAQELQVWTDKSSIFEELQSLDCFLAELYKHLDSSSNERPDISSLQRQIKKVTHDMDMCYGMMGSLFRSGSRQTLFASQVMRYADLYAASFINLLYYPFSYLFRAAHVLMPHESTVEHTHVKVIDTESPLATRNRHDIDFKCKRHQLTRSIREVQPPHFFPQVPQEITHCHDEDDDEE; this is encoded by the exons ATGAA AGTGTTTGTCAACCGAAGCTTAGCCATGGAGAAGATgaagtgttttggttttgatatGGATTACACTCTGGCAG TGTATAAATCTCCTGAGTATGAGTCGCTGGGATTTGACTTGACAGTGGAGCGCCTGTTGTCCATTGGATATCCACAAGAGCTGCTCAACTTTGTCTATGACCCTTCCTTCCCCACCAG AGGGCTGGTGTTTGACACAGTGTACGGCAATCTGCTCAAAGTGGATGCCTATGGGAACatcctggtgtgtgtgcatgggttCAACTTCTTAAGGGG ACCTGACATAAGAGAGATGTACCCCAACAAATTTATTCAACGTGGAGACACAGACCGGTTTTACATCCTCAACACACTCTTCAACCTGCCTG AAACCTACCTGTTTGCTTGCCTGGTTGACTTCTTCACTAACTGCCCCAGATACTCAAG ttgtgagACTGGCTTCAAAGATGGTGACCTTTTCATGTCCTACAAGAGCATTCTCCATGATGTCCGAGATGCTGTGGATTGGGTTCATTTCCAG gggtccttaaaagaaaaaactgttgaAAACCTGGAGAAGTATGTGGTAAAGGAT CCAaagcttcctctcctcctcagtcgCATGAATGAAGTTGCCAAAGTGTTTTTGGCCACCAACAGTGATTACAAATACACAGAG AAAATTATGACCTACCTGTTTGACTTTTCTCATGGCCCAAAG CCGGGCACACCCCACCAGCCCTGGCAGTCTTACTTTGACCTGATCCTGGTGGATGCCCGGAAGCCTGTGTTCTTTGGAGAAGGAACAGTGCTGCGGCAGGTCGACACT ACCACAGGTCAGCTGAAGATTGGCACATACACTGGACCACTCCAGCGTGGTATTGTTTATTCCGGAG GATCTTCAGACATTGTGTGTGACTTGCTGGGTGCCAAAGGAAAGGAAATCATCTACATTGGAGACCACATTTTTGGTGATATTCTCAAATCCAAGAAGCGTCAGGGGTGGAGGACTTTCCTGGTGATACCTGAGCTGGCACAGGAGCTGCAAGTGTGGACTGACAAAAGCT ccatATTTGAGGAGCTTCAGTCTCTGGACTGCTTCCTGGCAGAGCTTTACAA ACAtctggacagcagcagcaacgaAAGGCCTGACATCAGCTCCCTGCAGAGACAGATTAAG AAAGTGACTCATGACATGGACATGTGCTATGGCATGATGGGAAGTCTGTTTCGCAGTGGCTCCCGTCAAACACTGTTTGCCTCCCAAGTGATGCGCTATGCTGACCTGTATGCTGCCTCCTTCATCAACCTGCTCTACTATCCTTTCAGCTATCTGTTCAGGGCTGCACATGTACTG ATGCCTCACGAGTCAACGGTGGAGCACACCCACGTCAAAGTCATTGATACAGAGTCTCCACTTGCCACACGAAACCGCCACGACATCGACTTCAAGTGCAAACGGCACCAGCTGACCAGATCAATTAGGGAGGTCCAGCCTCCCCATTTCTTCCCTCAGGTTCCACAGGAGATCACACACTGCCATGACGAGGATGACGATGAGGAGTAA
- the nt5c2a gene encoding 5'-nucleotidase, cytosolic IIa isoform X4 → MEKMKCFGFDMDYTLAVYKSPEYESLGFDLTVERLLSIGYPQELLNFVYDPSFPTRGLVFDTVYGNLLKVDAYGNILVCVHGFNFLRGPDIREMYPNKFIQRGDTDRFYILNTLFNLPETYLFACLVDFFTNCPRYSSCETGFKDGDLFMSYKSILHDVRDAVDWVHFQGSLKEKTVENLEKYVVKDPKLPLLLSRMNEVAKVFLATNSDYKYTEKIMTYLFDFSHGPKPGTPHQPWQSYFDLILVDARKPVFFGEGTVLRQVDTTTGQLKIGTYTGPLQRGIVYSGGSSDIVCDLLGAKGKEIIYIGDHIFGDILKSKKRQGWRTFLVIPELAQELQVWTDKSSIFEELQSLDCFLAELYKHLDSSSNERPDISSLQRQIKKVTHDMDMCYGMMGSLFRSGSRQTLFASQVMRYADLYAASFINLLYYPFSYLFRAAHVLMPHESTVEHTHVKVIDTESPLATRNRHDIDFKCKRHQLTRSIREVQPPHFFPQVPQEITHCHDEDDDEE, encoded by the exons ATGGAGAAGATgaagtgttttggttttgatatGGATTACACTCTGGCAG TGTATAAATCTCCTGAGTATGAGTCGCTGGGATTTGACTTGACAGTGGAGCGCCTGTTGTCCATTGGATATCCACAAGAGCTGCTCAACTTTGTCTATGACCCTTCCTTCCCCACCAG AGGGCTGGTGTTTGACACAGTGTACGGCAATCTGCTCAAAGTGGATGCCTATGGGAACatcctggtgtgtgtgcatgggttCAACTTCTTAAGGGG ACCTGACATAAGAGAGATGTACCCCAACAAATTTATTCAACGTGGAGACACAGACCGGTTTTACATCCTCAACACACTCTTCAACCTGCCTG AAACCTACCTGTTTGCTTGCCTGGTTGACTTCTTCACTAACTGCCCCAGATACTCAAG ttgtgagACTGGCTTCAAAGATGGTGACCTTTTCATGTCCTACAAGAGCATTCTCCATGATGTCCGAGATGCTGTGGATTGGGTTCATTTCCAG gggtccttaaaagaaaaaactgttgaAAACCTGGAGAAGTATGTGGTAAAGGAT CCAaagcttcctctcctcctcagtcgCATGAATGAAGTTGCCAAAGTGTTTTTGGCCACCAACAGTGATTACAAATACACAGAG AAAATTATGACCTACCTGTTTGACTTTTCTCATGGCCCAAAG CCGGGCACACCCCACCAGCCCTGGCAGTCTTACTTTGACCTGATCCTGGTGGATGCCCGGAAGCCTGTGTTCTTTGGAGAAGGAACAGTGCTGCGGCAGGTCGACACT ACCACAGGTCAGCTGAAGATTGGCACATACACTGGACCACTCCAGCGTGGTATTGTTTATTCCGGAG GATCTTCAGACATTGTGTGTGACTTGCTGGGTGCCAAAGGAAAGGAAATCATCTACATTGGAGACCACATTTTTGGTGATATTCTCAAATCCAAGAAGCGTCAGGGGTGGAGGACTTTCCTGGTGATACCTGAGCTGGCACAGGAGCTGCAAGTGTGGACTGACAAAAGCT ccatATTTGAGGAGCTTCAGTCTCTGGACTGCTTCCTGGCAGAGCTTTACAA ACAtctggacagcagcagcaacgaAAGGCCTGACATCAGCTCCCTGCAGAGACAGATTAAG AAAGTGACTCATGACATGGACATGTGCTATGGCATGATGGGAAGTCTGTTTCGCAGTGGCTCCCGTCAAACACTGTTTGCCTCCCAAGTGATGCGCTATGCTGACCTGTATGCTGCCTCCTTCATCAACCTGCTCTACTATCCTTTCAGCTATCTGTTCAGGGCTGCACATGTACTG ATGCCTCACGAGTCAACGGTGGAGCACACCCACGTCAAAGTCATTGATACAGAGTCTCCACTTGCCACACGAAACCGCCACGACATCGACTTCAAGTGCAAACGGCACCAGCTGACCAGATCAATTAGGGAGGTCCAGCCTCCCCATTTCTTCCCTCAGGTTCCACAGGAGATCACACACTGCCATGACGAGGATGACGATGAGGAGTAA
- the nt5c2a gene encoding 5'-nucleotidase, cytosolic IIa isoform X2 yields the protein MMTTSWSDHLQNYADLPANMDGVAMKKYRREAHHRVFVNRSLAMEKMKCFGFDMDYTLAVERLLSIGYPQELLNFVYDPSFPTRGLVFDTVYGNLLKVDAYGNILVCVHGFNFLRGPDIREMYPNKFIQRGDTDRFYILNTLFNLPETYLFACLVDFFTNCPRYSSCETGFKDGDLFMSYKSILHDVRDAVDWVHFQGSLKEKTVENLEKYVVKDPKLPLLLSRMNEVAKVFLATNSDYKYTEKIMTYLFDFSHGPKPGTPHQPWQSYFDLILVDARKPVFFGEGTVLRQVDTTTGQLKIGTYTGPLQRGIVYSGGSSDIVCDLLGAKGKEIIYIGDHIFGDILKSKKRQGWRTFLVIPELAQELQVWTDKSSIFEELQSLDCFLAELYKHLDSSSNERPDISSLQRQIKKVTHDMDMCYGMMGSLFRSGSRQTLFASQVMRYADLYAASFINLLYYPFSYLFRAAHVLMPHESTVEHTHVKVIDTESPLATRNRHDIDFKCKRHQLTRSIREVQPPHFFPQVPQEITHCHDEDDDEE from the exons ATGATGACTACCTCATGGAGCGACCATCTGCAGAATTATGCCGACCTACCAGCCAACATGGACGGTGTAGCCATGAAGAAGTATCGACGTGAAGCACATCACAG AGTGTTTGTCAACCGAAGCTTAGCCATGGAGAAGATgaagtgttttggttttgatatGGATTACACTCTGGCAG TGGAGCGCCTGTTGTCCATTGGATATCCACAAGAGCTGCTCAACTTTGTCTATGACCCTTCCTTCCCCACCAG AGGGCTGGTGTTTGACACAGTGTACGGCAATCTGCTCAAAGTGGATGCCTATGGGAACatcctggtgtgtgtgcatgggttCAACTTCTTAAGGGG ACCTGACATAAGAGAGATGTACCCCAACAAATTTATTCAACGTGGAGACACAGACCGGTTTTACATCCTCAACACACTCTTCAACCTGCCTG AAACCTACCTGTTTGCTTGCCTGGTTGACTTCTTCACTAACTGCCCCAGATACTCAAG ttgtgagACTGGCTTCAAAGATGGTGACCTTTTCATGTCCTACAAGAGCATTCTCCATGATGTCCGAGATGCTGTGGATTGGGTTCATTTCCAG gggtccttaaaagaaaaaactgttgaAAACCTGGAGAAGTATGTGGTAAAGGAT CCAaagcttcctctcctcctcagtcgCATGAATGAAGTTGCCAAAGTGTTTTTGGCCACCAACAGTGATTACAAATACACAGAG AAAATTATGACCTACCTGTTTGACTTTTCTCATGGCCCAAAG CCGGGCACACCCCACCAGCCCTGGCAGTCTTACTTTGACCTGATCCTGGTGGATGCCCGGAAGCCTGTGTTCTTTGGAGAAGGAACAGTGCTGCGGCAGGTCGACACT ACCACAGGTCAGCTGAAGATTGGCACATACACTGGACCACTCCAGCGTGGTATTGTTTATTCCGGAG GATCTTCAGACATTGTGTGTGACTTGCTGGGTGCCAAAGGAAAGGAAATCATCTACATTGGAGACCACATTTTTGGTGATATTCTCAAATCCAAGAAGCGTCAGGGGTGGAGGACTTTCCTGGTGATACCTGAGCTGGCACAGGAGCTGCAAGTGTGGACTGACAAAAGCT ccatATTTGAGGAGCTTCAGTCTCTGGACTGCTTCCTGGCAGAGCTTTACAA ACAtctggacagcagcagcaacgaAAGGCCTGACATCAGCTCCCTGCAGAGACAGATTAAG AAAGTGACTCATGACATGGACATGTGCTATGGCATGATGGGAAGTCTGTTTCGCAGTGGCTCCCGTCAAACACTGTTTGCCTCCCAAGTGATGCGCTATGCTGACCTGTATGCTGCCTCCTTCATCAACCTGCTCTACTATCCTTTCAGCTATCTGTTCAGGGCTGCACATGTACTG ATGCCTCACGAGTCAACGGTGGAGCACACCCACGTCAAAGTCATTGATACAGAGTCTCCACTTGCCACACGAAACCGCCACGACATCGACTTCAAGTGCAAACGGCACCAGCTGACCAGATCAATTAGGGAGGTCCAGCCTCCCCATTTCTTCCCTCAGGTTCCACAGGAGATCACACACTGCCATGACGAGGATGACGATGAGGAGTAA
- the nt5c2a gene encoding 5'-nucleotidase, cytosolic IIa isoform X6, whose product MMTTSWSDHLQNYADLPANMDGVAMKKYRREAHHRVFVNRSLAMEKMKCFGFDMDYTLAVYKSPEYESLGFDLTVERLLSIGYPQELLNFVYDPSFPTRGLVFDTVYGNLLKVDAYGNILVCVHGFNFLRGPDIREMYPNKFIQRGDTDRFYILNTLFNLPETYLFACLVDFFTNCPRYSSCETGFKDGDLFMSYKSILHDVRDAVDWVHFQGSLKEKTVENLEKYVVKDPKLPLLLSRMNEVAKVFLATNSDYKYTEKIMTYLFDFSHGPKPGTPHQPWQSYFDLILVDARKPVFFGEGTVLRQVDTTTGQLKIGTYTGPLQRGIVYSGGSSDIVCDLLGAKGKEIIYIGDHIFGDILKSKKRQGWRTFLVIPELAQELQVWTDKSYIWTAAATKGLTSAPCRDRLRCLTSQRWSTPTSKSLIQSLHLPHETATTSTSSANGTS is encoded by the exons ATGATGACTACCTCATGGAGCGACCATCTGCAGAATTATGCCGACCTACCAGCCAACATGGACGGTGTAGCCATGAAGAAGTATCGACGTGAAGCACATCACAG AGTGTTTGTCAACCGAAGCTTAGCCATGGAGAAGATgaagtgttttggttttgatatGGATTACACTCTGGCAG TGTATAAATCTCCTGAGTATGAGTCGCTGGGATTTGACTTGACAGTGGAGCGCCTGTTGTCCATTGGATATCCACAAGAGCTGCTCAACTTTGTCTATGACCCTTCCTTCCCCACCAG AGGGCTGGTGTTTGACACAGTGTACGGCAATCTGCTCAAAGTGGATGCCTATGGGAACatcctggtgtgtgtgcatgggttCAACTTCTTAAGGGG ACCTGACATAAGAGAGATGTACCCCAACAAATTTATTCAACGTGGAGACACAGACCGGTTTTACATCCTCAACACACTCTTCAACCTGCCTG AAACCTACCTGTTTGCTTGCCTGGTTGACTTCTTCACTAACTGCCCCAGATACTCAAG ttgtgagACTGGCTTCAAAGATGGTGACCTTTTCATGTCCTACAAGAGCATTCTCCATGATGTCCGAGATGCTGTGGATTGGGTTCATTTCCAG gggtccttaaaagaaaaaactgttgaAAACCTGGAGAAGTATGTGGTAAAGGAT CCAaagcttcctctcctcctcagtcgCATGAATGAAGTTGCCAAAGTGTTTTTGGCCACCAACAGTGATTACAAATACACAGAG AAAATTATGACCTACCTGTTTGACTTTTCTCATGGCCCAAAG CCGGGCACACCCCACCAGCCCTGGCAGTCTTACTTTGACCTGATCCTGGTGGATGCCCGGAAGCCTGTGTTCTTTGGAGAAGGAACAGTGCTGCGGCAGGTCGACACT ACCACAGGTCAGCTGAAGATTGGCACATACACTGGACCACTCCAGCGTGGTATTGTTTATTCCGGAG GATCTTCAGACATTGTGTGTGACTTGCTGGGTGCCAAAGGAAAGGAAATCATCTACATTGGAGACCACATTTTTGGTGATATTCTCAAATCCAAGAAGCGTCAGGGGTGGAGGACTTTCCTGGTGATACCTGAGCTGGCACAGGAGCTGCAAGTGTGGACTGACAAAAGCT ACAtctggacagcagcagcaacgaAAGGCCTGACATCAGCTCCCTGCAGAGACAGATTAAG ATGCCTCACGAGTCAACGGTGGAGCACACCCACGTCAAAGTCATTGATACAGAGTCTCCACTTGCCACACGAAACCGCCACGACATCGACTTCAAGTGCAAACGGCACCAGCTGA